One window of bacterium genomic DNA carries:
- a CDS encoding DUF2088 domain-containing protein, with amino-acid sequence MPWFYKESKEIDLSEKQEVMERVVQEASERITKNFKKVLLLPPDITRYHSGAGQLTEMIYRLLPKTCKVDVIPTLGQHVPHTDEENKWMFGSIPQNCFLEHDWRKGCKTLGEVSRDYVKEVSKGKADWPIPVEINRKVVEEGYDLIINIGHVVPHEVLGFANHNKNYFIGLGGKEMICASHMMAACCGIENNLGQLITPLRACYNKAEKEYLNNIPHVYILIVMARNQDDKLVTTGLYVGDDIETYLTAARKSKEQNITVFDKPVKKIVAVMQADEFKSTWVANKAIYRTRMAIADGGELLIIAPGLERFGEQPEVDEIIRKYGYVGTPSVMEQYRKNEDMQDLRHATAHLIHGSSEGRFSITYAPGKLTKGEIEGVNFKYVDIKKALNRYNPEKMSEGWNTMPDGEQVFFISSPSAGLWACKEKLEARNSK; translated from the coding sequence ATGCCATGGTTTTATAAAGAATCAAAAGAGATAGATTTAAGTGAGAAGCAGGAAGTAATGGAGAGGGTGGTGCAGGAAGCAAGTGAGCGGATAACAAAAAATTTCAAAAAGGTGCTTTTATTACCGCCGGATATTACCCGTTATCATTCAGGCGCAGGACAATTAACAGAGATGATTTACAGGCTTCTTCCCAAGACTTGTAAGGTTGATGTTATACCTACATTGGGGCAGCATGTTCCTCATACTGATGAAGAAAACAAATGGATGTTTGGCTCTATCCCTCAGAATTGTTTTCTTGAGCATGATTGGCGAAAGGGTTGTAAAACCCTTGGAGAGGTTTCTCGGGATTATGTAAAGGAGGTCAGCAAAGGTAAAGCTGATTGGCCAATACCTGTTGAAATTAACAGAAAAGTCGTAGAAGAGGGCTATGATCTTATAATAAATATAGGACATGTTGTTCCTCATGAAGTGCTGGGTTTTGCCAATCATAACAAGAATTACTTTATTGGTCTTGGCGGAAAAGAAATGATATGCGCTTCCCATATGATGGCGGCCTGCTGTGGTATTGAAAATAATCTTGGACAGCTTATAACACCATTGAGAGCGTGTTATAATAAAGCAGAGAAAGAGTACCTAAACAACATTCCTCACGTATATATTCTAATCGTTATGGCAAGAAATCAAGATGATAAACTTGTTACTACCGGATTGTATGTTGGAGATGATATTGAAACATATTTAACGGCAGCCAGAAAAAGCAAAGAGCAGAATATTACTGTTTTTGATAAACCTGTTAAGAAGATTGTTGCGGTAATGCAGGCAGACGAATTTAAAAGTACGTGGGTGGCTAATAAAGCAATATATCGCACACGTATGGCTATAGCAGATGGAGGAGAGTTATTGATTATTGCTCCGGGACTTGAGCGTTTTGGAGAACAGCCGGAGGTTGATGAGATTATCCGTAAGTATGGATATGTTGGAACTCCCTCTGTTATGGAGCAATATAGAAAGAATGAAGATATGCAGGACCTAAGGCATGCTACTGCGCACCTTATTCATGGATCATCTGAGGGGCGTTTTAGCATAACATATGCTCCCGGGAAATTGACAAAAGGGGAGATAGAAGGAGTTAATTTTAAATATGTGGATATTAAAAAGGCTTTAAATAGATACAATCCTGAAAAGATGTCAGAAGGCTGGAATACCATGCCTGACGGCGAACAAGTCTTTTTTATCAGCTCTCCATCAGCAGGTTTGTGGGCATGTAAAGAAAAATTAGAAGCACGAAA
- the pdxB gene encoding 4-phosphoerythronate dehydrogenase PdxB, producing the protein MKIVVDENIPFGREAFSTLGEVETSHGREITPEKVEDADVLIVRSITEVNSKLLEKSRVKFVGTATIGLDHIDVKYLNDRSIGFASAPGSNSNSVSEYIACALLYTANKLCLNLCNLTIGVVGVGSVGSKVAKKANALGMRVLLNDPPLFERTGNIKYRPIQELITNCDILTFHVPLERQGKYPTYHMIDEKFLRRLKKCPVIVNTSRGGVIDTEAIKSALMHCKISQVILDVWENEPDIDTGMLKMALIGTPHIAGYSFDGKVNGTFMIYNSLCQYLNKKAKWNPNDFLPDSNCPVIKVSEMNNGSLEKKLHEVISQLYDIEKDDSKLRESFSLPAEKSGAWFDSLRKNYPVRREFFNTEILFKKEESQLANILSEIGFKVDKI; encoded by the coding sequence GTGAAAATAGTTGTTGATGAGAATATTCCATTTGGCAGGGAGGCTTTTTCTACTTTAGGAGAAGTTGAGACTTCTCATGGAAGAGAGATAACTCCTGAAAAGGTAGAAGATGCTGATGTTTTGATTGTCCGCTCTATCACAGAGGTTAATTCCAAACTTTTAGAAAAAAGCAGGGTTAAGTTTGTCGGGACGGCCACGATAGGGCTGGATCATATCGATGTTAAATATTTGAATGATAGAAGTATCGGGTTTGCAAGCGCGCCCGGTTCTAATTCTAATTCCGTTTCAGAATATATAGCTTGTGCATTATTATATACAGCAAACAAGTTGTGTCTCAATCTTTGCAATTTGACGATTGGGGTTGTGGGAGTTGGTAGTGTTGGCAGTAAAGTTGCAAAGAAGGCTAATGCTCTGGGAATGAGAGTACTTCTTAACGATCCTCCTCTTTTTGAGAGAACAGGAAATATAAAATATCGTCCAATACAAGAATTGATAACAAATTGTGATATATTAACCTTTCATGTTCCTCTTGAAAGACAGGGCAAGTATCCTACATATCATATGATAGATGAAAAGTTTCTAAGACGTTTAAAGAAATGTCCTGTAATTGTAAATACCTCTCGCGGCGGGGTTATAGACACAGAGGCCATTAAGAGCGCTCTGATGCATTGCAAGATATCTCAGGTTATCTTGGATGTGTGGGAAAACGAGCCGGATATTGATACAGGGATGCTCAAAATGGCGTTGATTGGAACTCCTCATATTGCAGGTTATTCCTTTGACGGAAAAGTCAATGGGACGTTTATGATATACAATAGTTTGTGTCAATATTTAAATAAGAAAGCGAAATGGAATCCCAATGACTTTTTGCCGGATAGCAATTGTCCTGTTATTAAAGTTAGTGAAATGAATAATGGTTCATTAGAAAAAAAATTACACGAAGTTATTTCTCAATTGTATGATATTGAAAAGGATGATTCAAAACTTAGGGAATCTTTTTCTTTACCTGCTGAGAAAAGTGGCGCATGGTTCGATTCTTTGAGAAAAAATTATCCTGTGAGAAGAGAATTTTTTAATACAGAGATCTTGTTTAAAAAAGAAGAATCGCAATTAGCGAATATCTTATCAGAAATTGGTTTTAAAGTAGATAAAATATAA
- a CDS encoding HAD hydrolase-like protein: protein MQDAAQELKEFKPEKQFFVGIDSDGCTFDTMEVKHKECFIPNIINEWELQAVSKYAREAAEFVNLYSKWRGINRFPALTMVFDLLLEREDVKKRKVNIPEAKSLRKWIEKETKLGNPALERAVQETGDPILSQALRWSKAVNETVAKIVRGVPPFPFVRESLEKISNTADAIVVSATPCEALKREWDEHDISKYVKVIAGQEMGTKKEHLAFAAVDNYKPDHILMIGDAPGDMKAARANNTLFYPINPGDEDISWERFHNEAFDKFINGKYAGYYEKSLIDEFDKYLPSIPPWK from the coding sequence ATGCAGGATGCAGCACAGGAATTAAAAGAATTTAAGCCTGAAAAGCAGTTTTTTGTTGGAATTGATTCTGACGGGTGTACGTTTGACACTATGGAAGTAAAGCATAAAGAATGTTTTATTCCTAATATTATTAATGAATGGGAACTTCAAGCAGTATCAAAATATGCCAGAGAAGCTGCAGAGTTTGTAAACCTGTATTCAAAATGGCGCGGGATAAACAGGTTTCCTGCTCTTACAATGGTTTTTGATCTTCTTTTGGAAAGAGAAGATGTAAAAAAACGCAAGGTTAATATACCCGAAGCAAAATCCCTGCGCAAATGGATTGAGAAAGAGACAAAACTTGGGAATCCCGCTTTAGAACGAGCTGTTCAGGAAACAGGTGACCCTATACTGTCGCAGGCGTTAAGATGGTCTAAGGCAGTTAATGAGACAGTAGCAAAAATAGTTCGTGGAGTGCCTCCATTTCCTTTTGTCAGGGAGAGCCTGGAAAAGATTTCTAACACAGCAGATGCAATTGTTGTATCTGCAACCCCATGTGAAGCTCTCAAGAGAGAGTGGGATGAACACGATATTTCTAAATATGTCAAGGTGATTGCGGGCCAGGAAATGGGAACAAAGAAAGAACATCTGGCATTTGCCGCTGTAGACAATTATAAGCCGGATCATATTCTAATGATAGGGGATGCTCCAGGAGATATGAAAGCAGCGCGCGCTAACAATACCCTGTTTTATCCCATTAATCCTGGAGATGAGGATATATCATGGGAAAGATTTCACAATGAAGCCTTTGACAAATTCATAAATGGGAAGTATGCGGGGTATTATGAAAAATCCCTGATAGACGAGTTTGACAAGTATTTGCCAAGCATCCCACCGTGGAAATAG
- a CDS encoding diphosphate--fructose-6-phosphate 1-phosphotransferase — translation MSKVKNVIIAQSGGPSPVINNSLRGVVETCKILPERFGRIYAGYHGIEGILKEELLDLSAQSEEEISFLRTTPAAGAIGTCRYKLKQEQVTDFNRVIEVFKAHNIGYFFYIGGNDSMDTAHKISVLAKDKGLDLIAVGVPKTIDNDVGDEEFKLIDHTPGYGSVARYWAYCIQNANEENDGSSPADPVTVIQAMGRKIGFIPAAARLADPERKMPLQIYLAETELSIEDLADNVNEELKRSGRVIVVISEGFQVGDIGEAKDAFGHTEFGASQGTVKQTVVNYLNKVGLKARGSARGYIPGTDQRDTAIYASTVDLDEAYKVGQKAVLIAYEGTNGFMSTILRKSGSIYSVEYDKVSLEKVANSERKFPSNWIAKNKIDVTDEFIKYARPLIGEDWVSVPIVNGIQRFARIKPVFAGKKCAEYIPQAYKLEI, via the coding sequence ATGAGTAAAGTAAAAAATGTTATTATTGCTCAATCCGGTGGCCCATCACCAGTAATTAATAACTCTCTCAGGGGAGTTGTCGAGACATGTAAGATATTACCTGAGAGGTTTGGCAGAATATACGCTGGATACCATGGGATAGAGGGGATTCTTAAGGAGGAATTGTTGGATTTGAGTGCTCAGAGTGAAGAGGAAATATCTTTTTTAAGAACAACTCCAGCTGCTGGAGCAATAGGAACATGCCGCTATAAGTTAAAGCAAGAACAAGTTACGGATTTTAATCGTGTTATAGAGGTTTTTAAAGCTCATAATATCGGCTATTTCTTTTACATTGGCGGTAATGATTCAATGGATACAGCCCATAAGATTAGTGTGCTTGCAAAGGATAAGGGGCTGGATTTAATTGCAGTAGGCGTGCCGAAAACAATAGACAATGATGTTGGGGATGAAGAATTCAAGCTTATAGATCATACCCCGGGATACGGCAGTGTAGCAAGATACTGGGCGTATTGCATCCAGAATGCAAATGAAGAGAACGATGGTTCTTCTCCTGCAGATCCTGTTACGGTGATTCAGGCTATGGGAAGGAAGATAGGTTTTATTCCTGCGGCAGCGCGTCTTGCAGATCCTGAAAGAAAGATGCCGTTACAGATATATCTTGCTGAGACTGAGCTTTCCATAGAAGATCTTGCAGATAATGTGAATGAAGAGTTGAAAAGATCAGGCAGAGTTATTGTAGTGATAAGTGAGGGATTTCAGGTTGGAGATATTGGAGAAGCAAAGGATGCTTTCGGACATACTGAGTTTGGGGCAAGCCAGGGTACTGTTAAGCAGACAGTTGTGAATTATTTAAATAAAGTCGGGCTTAAAGCAAGAGGCAGTGCAAGAGGATATATACCAGGAACTGACCAGCGTGATACGGCAATTTATGCCTCTACAGTGGATTTGGATGAAGCTTATAAAGTTGGCCAGAAAGCAGTTCTGATAGCTTATGAAGGAACTAACGGTTTTATGTCTACAATTCTCAGAAAATCAGGGTCAATTTATAGTGTTGAATATGACAAGGTTTCTCTTGAGAAGGTTGCAAATTCTGAAAGGAAATTTCCTTCAAACTGGATAGCAAAGAATAAGATTGATGTAACTGACGAATTCATAAAATATGCAAGACCGCTCATTGGAGAGGATTGGGTAAGTGTGCCAATAGTTAACGGAATACAACGCTTTGCGAGAATCAAGCCTGTATTTGCGGGAAAGAAATGTGCTGAGTATATTCCTCAGGCATACAAATTAGAAATTTAA
- a CDS encoding SDR family oxidoreductase has product MDNSGLFNIRDKVAVITGGGGVLCGEMARALSKHEVKVAILDLREDVALKLAADITKHGGEAVGLACNVLDKESIEKASVRILELFGRVDILINGAGGNSPKATTAKETLEPEDLKKIDVLGNKSFFDMDQEGVKFVFNLNFLGTLLPTQVFAKLMAEQGDGGNIVNISSMSAFRPLTKIPAYSAAKAAVSNFTQWLATHLAAVNIRVNAVAPGFFLTDQNRFLLVDEKTGELTPRGETIINHTPMRRFGNPADLIGSLIWLVSPASEFVTGIVVPVDGGFSAFSGV; this is encoded by the coding sequence GTGGACAATAGCGGGTTATTTAATATTAGGGATAAAGTAGCTGTAATAACTGGTGGTGGAGGGGTTCTTTGCGGAGAAATGGCAAGGGCTTTATCAAAGCATGAAGTAAAAGTGGCCATCCTTGATCTCAGAGAGGATGTAGCATTGAAACTTGCTGCTGATATTACAAAACATGGTGGAGAAGCAGTGGGCTTAGCCTGTAATGTGCTGGATAAGGAGAGCATTGAAAAGGCATCTGTCAGGATATTAGAGTTATTTGGAAGAGTGGATATTCTTATAAATGGTGCTGGTGGCAACAGCCCAAAGGCAACTACAGCCAAGGAGACTCTGGAGCCTGAGGATCTAAAGAAAATTGATGTACTGGGAAACAAAAGCTTTTTTGATATGGATCAGGAAGGAGTGAAATTTGTTTTCAATCTGAATTTTCTAGGTACTCTTCTCCCGACCCAGGTATTTGCGAAACTAATGGCGGAACAAGGAGATGGCGGGAATATCGTAAATATATCTTCTATGAGTGCGTTCCGACCTTTGACAAAGATCCCTGCGTATTCAGCAGCAAAGGCAGCTGTGTCTAATTTTACACAATGGCTTGCGACTCATTTAGCGGCTGTAAATATTAGAGTCAATGCTGTTGCTCCAGGGTTCTTTCTAACAGATCAGAATCGTTTTCTGCTTGTTGATGAAAAGACAGGCGAACTTACTCCAAGAGGGGAAACTATAATAAATCATACTCCAATGCGCCGTTTTGGTAATCCGGCTGATTTAATTGGATCTCTTATATGGCTTGTTTCTCCTGCATCAGAATTTGTAACAGGAATTGTTGTTCCTGTAGACGGAGGCTTCTCTGCTTTTAGCGGAGTATAA
- a CDS encoding Gfo/Idh/MocA family oxidoreductase: MGKIRFGIIGAGNRAVGLCRDLTRIPGVQIVAVNDPDKKRLANLANDYNINEENRFRDYKELLQLDELDAVIITSPDYTHHEIVINSAMKKKHIFCEKPMALTLKDCLQMKKAVEENGVIFLLGFCLRYNNLYKKVKELISSGVIGNIKIVNAVDSVERGSSYFFHSWHRRKKYSGGLLPQKATHSLDIINWMTESEPVSVYALGSLDVFGGNEPDDKRCSNCKEKKTCKEFIDSEHYHSDYMSGEKFIVEDRCVFASEVDIHDNEVLLINYKNGTKASFTECNFTPDYKRKFEFIGDRGRISVQDFYSHNGKFQPYKHKTEVIISKRHSNEIITINPELRKGGHGGGDPAMIEDLVKVFRGEKEPLTDVKTGILSTAIAFTAEKSIESGKVERIMIQGNI; this comes from the coding sequence ATGGGAAAAATTAGATTTGGTATCATTGGCGCAGGTAATAGGGCTGTAGGGCTTTGCAGGGATCTTACCCGGATTCCAGGAGTTCAGATCGTTGCCGTCAATGATCCGGATAAAAAGCGGCTAGCTAATCTTGCCAATGATTATAACATAAATGAAGAAAACAGGTTTAGAGATTATAAAGAACTTCTGCAATTAGATGAACTAGATGCGGTAATCATCACTTCTCCAGATTATACGCATCATGAAATAGTTATTAATTCTGCCATGAAGAAAAAACACATTTTTTGTGAAAAACCGATGGCATTAACACTTAAAGACTGTTTGCAAATGAAAAAAGCCGTAGAGGAAAACGGGGTTATTTTTTTGCTGGGATTTTGTTTAAGATACAACAATTTATATAAAAAGGTGAAAGAGTTAATTTCTTCTGGTGTTATTGGAAATATAAAGATTGTTAATGCTGTTGATTCTGTTGAAAGAGGCTCATCCTACTTTTTTCATAGCTGGCACAGAAGAAAGAAATATTCAGGCGGACTTCTTCCTCAGAAAGCAACCCATAGTCTGGATATTATAAACTGGATGACAGAAAGCGAGCCTGTGTCAGTTTATGCTTTAGGAAGTCTTGATGTTTTTGGTGGTAATGAACCGGATGATAAAAGGTGTAGTAATTGTAAAGAGAAAAAAACCTGTAAAGAGTTTATTGATTCCGAGCATTATCATAGTGATTATATGTCTGGTGAAAAATTTATTGTGGAGGATAGATGTGTTTTTGCCTCTGAAGTTGATATTCATGATAATGAAGTACTTCTAATCAATTATAAAAATGGCACCAAGGCTTCGTTTACAGAATGCAACTTTACCCCTGATTATAAAAGAAAATTTGAGTTTATTGGTGATAGGGGAAGGATAAGTGTTCAGGATTTTTACAGCCATAATGGCAAATTTCAGCCGTATAAACATAAGACAGAGGTAATAATAAGTAAAAGACATAGTAATGAAATTATCACTATTAACCCTGAACTCAGAAAGGGAGGACACGGTGGGGGTGATCCTGCTATGATTGAGGATTTAGTTAAGGTTTTTAGGGGAGAAAAAGAACCTCTTACAGATGTAAAAACTGGTATTTTAAGCACTGCGATTGCCTTTACTGCGGAAAAATCCATTGAATCTGGAAAAGTTGAAAGAATAATGATTCAGGGAAATATATGA